Proteins encoded together in one uncultured Desulfosarcina sp. window:
- a CDS encoding pyridoxamine 5'-phosphate oxidase family protein — MPPEDPQKDALDLIRSESVLTLATSDDAGPWAAPVYFVCLENGFYFFSSPQSLHIQQAIKSGVASASLFCRADSWQAIRGLQMKGRMDRVSDPALSLKVISDYLKRFPFTRDFFPAIWRYDSKAFFNRFKVKLFVFVPTEVYYVDNRYGFGNRQKIEWKAQETQSNTRNG; from the coding sequence ATGCCGCCCGAAGATCCGCAAAAAGACGCCTTGGACCTGATTCGAAGCGAATCCGTGCTGACCCTGGCCACCAGCGACGATGCCGGCCCATGGGCCGCGCCGGTCTATTTTGTTTGCCTGGAAAACGGCTTTTATTTCTTTTCTTCGCCGCAAAGCCTTCATATTCAACAGGCCATAAAGTCAGGTGTGGCATCCGCCTCACTGTTCTGTCGGGCCGATTCCTGGCAGGCAATCCGGGGCCTTCAGATGAAAGGGAGGATGGACCGGGTCAGTGATCCGGCCCTGTCGTTGAAAGTGATTTCCGATTATTTGAAACGCTTTCCCTTTACACGGGATTTTTTTCCGGCTATTTGGAGATATGACTCGAAAGCCTTTTTCAACCGCTTCAAGGTGAAACTTTTCGTCTTTGTCCCCACGGAGGTGTATTACGTGGACAACCGCTACGGGTTCGGCAACCGGCAAAAGATCGAATGGAAAGCGCAGGAGACGCAATCGAACACGAGAAATGGATGA
- a CDS encoding DsrE family protein, whose amino-acid sequence MPNFLFVLSKDDNEALTRCCQFAKIAHSKGHHVDMFFIDGGVAWANKERDFDTKTVTGDCPNDYLPYIVENEIKIGICTPCAKNRNMDEAKFFSNMQLDGGPHLIDMAAEAKVFNF is encoded by the coding sequence ATGCCCAATTTTCTGTTTGTACTCAGCAAGGATGACAACGAAGCGCTGACCCGCTGCTGTCAATTTGCCAAAATCGCCCATTCCAAGGGGCACCATGTGGACATGTTCTTTATCGACGGAGGCGTCGCCTGGGCCAACAAGGAGCGCGACTTCGACACGAAAACCGTAACCGGCGACTGCCCCAACGACTACCTGCCCTACATCGTGGAAAACGAAATCAAGATCGGTATCTGCACGCCTTGCGCGAAAAACCGGAACATGGATGAAGCCAAGTTCTTCTCCAACATGCAGTTGGACGGCGGCCCGCATCTGATCGATATGGCGGCGGAGGCCAAGGTCTTCAATTTTTAA
- a CDS encoding PilC/PilY family type IV pilus protein, which yields MIQNRFCQLLVYVILLVGGLCGSIVHAAEPAIADYTSYPLFMSSEVAPNILVIMDNSGSMNYPAYGEFQGTGSIVTGDDYACGTSQTISIPVSRIEDDAEEYTSSGSNTYYSNSDLDLGNYNLSNPTDPLVYDTGSSPSRVGLRFSVNIPKNATITNAYIEFEANATSSYTSGLYTYGTPPGETDFVIVAENTDDAQIYDTSANNIADRSYYSTSVAWDDEEHWTAGTKYQTPNLAALIQTIVNRAGWTAGSSIAFKITGTGKRDARAYDYGDHTHGPVLVVTFDGCQEYYGYFDPTSRYTYASSIFSRDSNGAWSGNFLNWLTMRRVDVGRKVLMGGLANPRTTSGTQKLTGENSPSVRSFRKAYNGTGTSGITPFTGNYTYYMDGGNFTVYNGPASQGTYSIVVEKVAAEEPNDFADLDGSGPTTVGILQRYGDAARWGNMWFNNNGADTINNGNGGVVSNPIADGISENFINDFQNTAADTWTPLAETYYTAVKYFKQEAIDGSLNYSNNPGTTLADPFDGSAYCAKNFVLLITDGASTMDAVLPNDVKDYADASKYGNAATNDFLNTTPNTTTCSESSWTGCEYGSAGTDYLKDVALWARSHDIRTDIQDDQNIVLYAVYAFGQEDNARELLKQSAKNGGFIDRDGDGLPSGLVTDTPGNRLEWDENGDGLPDTYFEASDGAKLQKALGAAIRDILERSASGTAASVLATNSEGEGNLVQAYFRPSYSTTIDNNSNPVKVTWSGYLQSLWVDACGNLREDANANQTLDTGEGGTAIDPIVEYVFDDTTSTTKIRRYLAHPNYDDPYYCDYSGTVDDYCTSNGITSCYEDVPMDAISPLFEAGRLLALADPEARKIFTYIDDDVDGVVDETTYDAFDSSGEVISFSETNASVLTPYLGVINGSSSDGFAYLGSDHASRVDNLINYIRGVDFFDSYNNPTLRNRTTNEIDGSDHVWKLGDIVHSTPISVSKPTDNYHIIYSDRSYQTYYDAVKSRETVVYTGANDGMLHAFTSGTYDSANGKYTDPADMTVSVGSLTLTVDMSLGSELWAYIPQTLLPHLKFLADPDYTHVYYVDMKPKVFEAKILPDNTHYTDSDTDLNWGTFIIVGLNLGGKRIWTNEFDTNGDGTVDSSDSPRYFDPTYIFMDITEPRNPVLMWERSYSGLNLSQSSPAIVKVGEEWFAVFGSGPTTYDGTSTETGKIFVVDLKTGDPRSTGSDDWLFELSEDYAFVSSPTALDKSLNYNVDAIYFGETYCQSADCASPKQYEGKIYKIPVTCNPCDWNVTLSNPDPVYEDDPSQWPSPSAFYEGTAPFTAPTALSVDSDDNCWVYVGTGRYLREADKTTQNQEYIIGIKDPFYNENYDGSYYRNFSSSKTLASSDLFDASDIAVTTAGYAFIESTGSPYGGNLATAGFSNVVDDANDKDGWIRALEVSTSPSERVVSKSSVLGGIVLTPSFTPNDDVCGFGGVTEFYGLYYETGTGYTKHVFEWDGSTITYGSKTYEKVNVKLSSTSIGAPPPAVGIHVGRQGGTTGAKAFLQLSTGEIADIDIDTALPLKSALTNWILNP from the coding sequence ATGATTCAAAATAGGTTTTGTCAGTTGCTTGTATACGTAATCCTTCTTGTTGGTGGTCTTTGTGGCTCAATTGTCCATGCCGCCGAACCGGCCATCGCCGACTACACCTCCTATCCGCTGTTCATGTCCAGCGAGGTGGCGCCTAACATCCTTGTCATCATGGACAATTCGGGGAGTATGAACTACCCGGCATATGGAGAATTCCAGGGTACCGGCAGCATAGTTACCGGCGACGATTACGCCTGCGGCACTTCCCAGACCATTTCCATCCCGGTCAGTCGGATCGAGGACGACGCCGAAGAATACACTTCTTCGGGCAGCAACACCTACTACAGCAATTCCGATCTGGATCTTGGCAACTATAACCTGTCCAATCCCACTGATCCTCTTGTCTACGACACGGGCTCAAGTCCTTCGCGGGTGGGGCTCCGGTTCAGTGTGAATATTCCGAAAAACGCAACCATCACGAATGCGTACATCGAGTTCGAAGCCAATGCAACCAGCTCTTACACATCAGGATTGTACACATACGGGACGCCTCCGGGAGAAACGGATTTCGTTATCGTTGCCGAAAATACGGATGACGCGCAGATTTACGATACCTCGGCCAACAATATTGCCGACCGGAGTTACTACAGCACTTCAGTGGCTTGGGATGATGAGGAGCACTGGACGGCGGGAACCAAATACCAAACACCCAATCTTGCCGCCTTGATTCAGACAATCGTCAACCGGGCGGGATGGACGGCCGGATCATCAATCGCCTTTAAAATTACAGGAACGGGCAAGCGCGACGCCCGAGCCTACGACTATGGCGACCACACCCACGGCCCGGTGTTGGTTGTGACCTTTGACGGCTGCCAGGAATATTACGGGTATTTCGATCCTACATCTCGCTATACATATGCCAGCAGCATTTTCTCGCGGGATTCGAACGGCGCCTGGAGCGGCAATTTCCTCAACTGGCTCACCATGCGCCGGGTCGATGTGGGCCGCAAAGTGCTGATGGGCGGGCTGGCCAACCCGCGTACCACCTCCGGTACCCAGAAATTGACCGGAGAAAACTCCCCTTCGGTCAGGTCATTCAGAAAGGCATACAACGGCACTGGAACCAGCGGCATAACGCCGTTTACCGGCAACTATACGTATTATATGGATGGTGGGAATTTTACCGTCTACAACGGCCCCGCCAGCCAGGGAACCTACTCCATCGTCGTGGAGAAGGTGGCCGCCGAGGAACCCAACGACTTTGCCGATCTGGACGGCAGCGGGCCGACCACCGTGGGTATCCTCCAGCGCTACGGTGATGCGGCCCGTTGGGGCAACATGTGGTTCAACAACAACGGAGCGGACACCATAAACAACGGCAACGGCGGTGTGGTTTCGAATCCTATCGCCGACGGCATTTCCGAAAACTTTATCAACGACTTCCAGAATACGGCCGCCGATACGTGGACGCCCCTGGCCGAAACCTATTACACGGCGGTCAAGTACTTCAAACAGGAGGCCATCGACGGCAGCCTGAACTACTCCAACAACCCGGGTACCACACTCGCCGATCCTTTTGACGGTTCCGCCTATTGCGCCAAGAATTTCGTGCTGCTGATCACTGACGGAGCCTCCACCATGGATGCCGTATTGCCGAACGACGTAAAAGACTACGCTGATGCCAGCAAATACGGCAACGCGGCCACCAACGATTTTCTGAATACCACGCCCAATACCACGACCTGCAGCGAATCCAGTTGGACCGGCTGCGAATACGGTTCCGCCGGCACCGACTACCTAAAGGACGTGGCCCTGTGGGCCCGTTCCCACGATATCCGTACGGACATCCAGGACGATCAGAACATCGTGTTGTATGCGGTCTATGCCTTTGGTCAGGAGGACAATGCCCGCGAACTGCTCAAGCAGTCGGCCAAGAATGGAGGCTTCATCGACCGAGACGGCGACGGCCTGCCCAGCGGCCTGGTGACGGATACACCGGGCAACCGGTTGGAGTGGGACGAAAACGGCGACGGCCTGCCCGACACCTATTTCGAGGCTTCGGACGGCGCCAAACTCCAAAAAGCCCTGGGGGCAGCCATACGGGACATCCTTGAACGTTCGGCTTCCGGTACAGCAGCATCGGTGCTGGCCACCAACAGCGAGGGCGAGGGCAACTTGGTGCAGGCTTACTTCCGCCCCTCCTATTCCACCACCATCGACAACAACTCCAATCCGGTCAAGGTGACCTGGAGCGGCTACCTGCAGTCCCTGTGGGTGGATGCCTGCGGCAACCTGCGCGAGGACGCCAACGCCAACCAGACGCTGGATACAGGGGAGGGGGGGACGGCCATCGACCCGATCGTCGAATATGTATTCGACGATACCACTTCCACTACCAAGATCCGGCGCTACCTTGCCCATCCCAATTACGACGACCCGTACTATTGCGACTACTCGGGTACTGTGGACGACTACTGCACGAGCAACGGTATCACTTCCTGCTACGAGGATGTTCCCATGGATGCGATCAGCCCCCTGTTCGAGGCCGGCCGCCTGCTGGCTTTGGCAGATCCTGAGGCTCGCAAAATTTTTACCTACATTGATGACGATGTTGACGGTGTCGTAGATGAAACAACCTACGATGCCTTCGATTCGTCGGGTGAGGTGATCTCCTTTTCCGAAACCAATGCATCGGTTTTGACACCTTATCTGGGTGTTATCAATGGGTCATCCAGCGATGGTTTCGCCTATCTGGGATCCGACCATGCCAGCCGCGTGGACAACCTGATCAATTACATCCGCGGCGTGGATTTTTTCGACAGTTACAACAATCCGACCCTGAGAAACCGGACCACCAACGAGATCGACGGCAGCGATCATGTCTGGAAACTGGGCGATATCGTTCATTCCACACCGATCAGTGTTTCCAAACCCACGGACAATTATCACATCATTTATTCCGATCGATCCTATCAGACCTACTACGATGCCGTTAAAAGCAGGGAAACCGTGGTCTATACCGGGGCGAACGACGGTATGCTGCACGCCTTTACCTCCGGCACCTATGACAGCGCCAATGGAAAATACACGGATCCGGCCGATATGACGGTTTCGGTTGGCTCGTTAACGCTGACCGTCGATATGTCTCTGGGGTCGGAGCTGTGGGCCTACATCCCGCAGACCCTGCTGCCGCACCTGAAGTTTCTGGCCGACCCCGACTACACCCATGTGTACTACGTGGATATGAAGCCCAAGGTGTTCGAGGCCAAGATTCTTCCCGATAATACCCACTACACGGACAGCGATACGGACCTCAATTGGGGTACGTTTATCATCGTCGGCCTGAATCTGGGCGGCAAGCGCATCTGGACCAACGAGTTCGATACGAATGGCGACGGGACTGTCGATTCCAGCGACTCGCCCCGATACTTCGATCCGACCTACATCTTCATGGATATCACCGAGCCCCGCAACCCCGTCCTCATGTGGGAGCGAAGTTATTCGGGGCTCAATCTGAGCCAGTCCAGCCCCGCCATCGTCAAAGTGGGGGAAGAGTGGTTCGCCGTGTTCGGATCTGGCCCCACGACCTATGACGGAACCAGCACGGAAACCGGAAAAATATTTGTCGTCGATTTAAAAACGGGTGATCCCCGTAGCACCGGCAGCGATGACTGGCTGTTCGAACTGAGCGAGGACTATGCTTTCGTCAGTTCGCCCACAGCATTGGACAAAAGCCTGAATTACAATGTCGATGCCATCTATTTCGGGGAGACCTATTGCCAGAGCGCCGATTGTGCCAGCCCCAAGCAATACGAAGGAAAAATCTATAAAATTCCTGTTACCTGCAATCCGTGCGACTGGAACGTTACCCTGAGCAATCCCGACCCTGTGTATGAGGACGACCCGTCCCAATGGCCTTCGCCGTCAGCGTTTTACGAAGGAACGGCTCCGTTTACGGCCCCGACGGCGCTCAGTGTGGATTCGGATGATAATTGCTGGGTATACGTCGGGACCGGCCGCTATTTGAGGGAGGCGGATAAGACCACCCAGAACCAAGAGTACATTATAGGAATCAAGGATCCCTTCTACAACGAAAATTACGATGGCAGCTATTACCGCAATTTCTCTTCTTCCAAGACCCTGGCCAGCAGCGATCTTTTCGATGCCAGCGATATCGCCGTAACCACGGCCGGGTATGCCTTTATCGAAAGCACCGGTTCCCCCTATGGCGGGAATCTGGCTACGGCCGGGTTCAGTAACGTGGTCGACGACGCCAATGACAAGGACGGGTGGATCCGGGCACTGGAGGTCTCTACCAGCCCCTCGGAACGGGTGGTTTCCAAAAGTTCGGTATTGGGAGGCATTGTGCTGACTCCCTCATTCACGCCCAATGACGATGTCTGCGGCTTCGGCGGGGTTACTGAGTTTTACGGACTGTATTATGAGACCGGCACGGGCTACACCAAGCATGTTTTTGAATGGGACGGTTCGACCATTACTTACGGTTCGAAAACCTACGAGAAGGTCAATGTCAAGCTCAGTTCCACCAGCATCGGTGCGCCGCCCCCGGCCGTGGGTATCCATGTCGGCCGGCAGGGCGGTACCACAGGGGCCAAGGCGTTTTTGCAGCTCAGCACCGGTGAAATTGCAGATATCGACATCGATACGGCATTGCCCCTGAAAAGCGCCCTGACCAACTGGATTCTCAATCCGTAG
- a CDS encoding substrate-binding domain-containing protein: MNEKAGLPIIPDSREDDLHPPQAPTDSQLNLFMAGNQFMVMEALVAAFKQQHPHIRRIYYQTLPPGLQLKQILSGGAVFRGQRIDAAADVYTSVSESAMEQLAGAGKIEPGRYSLYLHNRLVLLVPSGNPAAIATVADLGREDVRISQPDPLNEDIAYPIMEMYRDADGDALVRRIMDEKRAEGTTIMTVVHHRETPLRLLKRTVDVGPVWATEAAHALDRKLPVEMVDPGPRLDQRQRINYYICKLTRSPNPENAETFLQFMATRRARAIYEQYGFIAPSG; encoded by the coding sequence ATGAACGAGAAAGCCGGCCTGCCGATTATTCCCGATTCGCGAGAAGACGATCTTCATCCCCCTCAAGCGCCCACAGACAGCCAGTTGAATCTTTTCATGGCCGGTAATCAGTTCATGGTCATGGAAGCCTTGGTCGCCGCTTTCAAGCAGCAGCATCCTCACATCCGGCGCATCTATTACCAGACCCTGCCGCCGGGCCTGCAGTTGAAACAGATCCTGTCCGGGGGAGCCGTTTTTCGCGGACAGCGCATCGATGCGGCGGCGGATGTCTACACCTCGGTCAGTGAGAGCGCCATGGAACAGCTGGCCGGGGCCGGTAAAATCGAGCCGGGCAGATACAGCCTTTACCTTCACAATCGCCTGGTGCTGCTGGTCCCATCCGGTAATCCCGCGGCAATCGCCACGGTTGCCGACCTGGGCAGGGAAGATGTACGCATCTCGCAACCCGATCCGCTGAACGAGGATATCGCCTATCCCATCATGGAGATGTACCGGGATGCCGACGGGGATGCGCTGGTTCGGCGGATTATGGACGAAAAGCGCGCCGAGGGAACGACGATCATGACCGTGGTCCATCATCGGGAAACCCCGCTTCGGCTGCTGAAAAGAACCGTCGACGTCGGTCCGGTCTGGGCAACGGAAGCGGCCCATGCCCTCGACCGGAAATTACCCGTGGAAATGGTCGATCCCGGCCCCCGCCTGGATCAGCGCCAGCGCATCAATTACTACATCTGCAAGCTGACCCGGTCGCCCAATCCGGAAAATGCGGAGACGTTCCTCCAATTCATGGCAACCCGCCGTGCCCGCGCCATATATGAGCAATACGGGTTCATCGCTCCAAGCGGATGA
- a CDS encoding dynamin family protein — MYRDNYITALRTELLEMVSEQLTPVAMRYGYSEVPLETNIKWRPQVLVLGNYSSGKSTLINEFLGAKVQGTGQAPTDDSFTVITYDESETDGGAIRVTDQRDGKFLLNDPEYPFETLKKHGQRFASHFKLKKVNSPFLKNLAIIDTPGMLDSISERDRGYNYQDVIGDLAQIADLVLVLFDPHKAGTVREAHTSLRDTLPSKTFEDRVLYVLNRIDECSSMTDLLRVYGTLCWNLSQITGRKDIPMIHLTYSASAAEKSGRTEDPQAAYLHYLENQREELKKALLQAPCHRLDNLAAFVETHGERLGHLLEGMISYRRKARMFRLKSFFTGLAASLVGGAAGWMGLMTLPPIGGLDPTLQIAGAGLLSTIILIFWLTLVQKFLYSRFLKKWLRQLDKLTPLSNQTRRDSWASIRDLLYVNLKESNESYSLSQVLSEHATVKQIHDRGSKEIREALKELAGLAPDDDAWFGEGPGPVPYWANTGGKTDEK; from the coding sequence ATGTATCGTGACAACTATATTACCGCGCTGCGCACCGAACTTCTGGAAATGGTTTCCGAGCAACTCACCCCGGTGGCCATGCGATACGGCTACAGCGAGGTTCCCCTGGAAACCAATATCAAGTGGCGCCCCCAGGTTCTGGTTCTGGGCAATTACTCCTCCGGCAAATCCACGCTGATCAACGAGTTTCTGGGCGCAAAAGTCCAGGGTACCGGCCAGGCGCCCACCGACGATTCGTTTACCGTTATCACCTACGATGAAAGCGAAACCGACGGCGGAGCGATCCGGGTCACCGATCAACGGGACGGCAAATTCCTGCTCAACGACCCCGAATATCCCTTCGAAACGCTAAAAAAACACGGCCAGCGGTTCGCTTCCCATTTCAAACTGAAAAAGGTCAACTCCCCTTTCCTGAAAAACCTGGCCATCATCGACACGCCGGGCATGCTGGACAGCATCAGCGAAAGGGACCGGGGGTACAATTACCAGGACGTCATCGGGGATCTGGCCCAAATCGCCGATCTGGTGCTGGTGCTGTTCGATCCCCACAAGGCCGGCACCGTCCGCGAGGCCCATACCAGCCTGCGGGACACACTTCCGTCCAAGACGTTCGAAGACCGCGTGTTGTATGTTTTAAACCGCATCGACGAATGTTCGTCCATGACCGATCTGCTGCGGGTCTACGGGACCCTGTGCTGGAATCTGTCCCAGATTACCGGCCGCAAGGACATCCCCATGATCCACTTGACCTATTCCGCATCCGCTGCCGAAAAAAGCGGCCGCACCGAAGATCCCCAGGCCGCCTATCTCCACTATCTGGAAAACCAGCGTGAGGAATTAAAAAAAGCCTTGCTCCAGGCGCCCTGCCATCGGCTGGACAACCTGGCTGCCTTTGTGGAAACCCATGGGGAGCGGTTAGGCCACCTGCTGGAAGGAATGATCAGTTACCGCCGCAAGGCACGGATGTTCCGGCTGAAATCCTTTTTCACCGGGCTGGCGGCATCCCTCGTGGGAGGCGCGGCAGGCTGGATGGGGTTGATGACGCTGCCGCCCATCGGGGGCCTGGATCCGACCCTGCAGATCGCCGGCGCCGGATTGCTCAGCACCATCATCCTCATCTTCTGGCTCACCCTGGTGCAGAAATTCCTCTACTCCCGTTTTCTTAAAAAATGGCTGCGGCAACTGGACAAATTGACGCCCCTATCAAACCAGACGCGCCGTGACAGTTGGGCATCGATCCGCGACCTGCTCTACGTCAATCTGAAGGAAAGCAACGAGAGCTATTCCCTTTCCCAGGTATTGAGCGAACACGCCACCGTCAAGCAGATCCACGACAGGGGCTCCAAGGAAATCCGCGAAGCCTTAAAGGAGTTGGCCGGGCTGGCTCCCGACGACGATGCCTGGTTCGGGGAGGGTCCCGGCCCCGTACCTTACTGGGCCAATACGGGCGGGAAAACCGATGAGAAGTAG
- a CDS encoding GGDEF domain-containing protein, with protein sequence MKLFGKSNPDDTNPDQTAKETRDADPRMDLLIECVNALFVFVREYTLDITEIDSERFKSRLEALQEKFRAEEKTKAIFTEFDRQKSGILDHIQRQKTYLGEREAEFREIIDLMTAAMTGLDNENRDFYSSIRSQGERFEEITRLDDIKRIKNELVLEVENMRAMVRQKEGQDQKALDALSSQVDSLKKELDVARHSANTDGLTGVNNRKALDEYLRSLVERNSISRQPFSLLMMDLDDFKKLNDTYGHTVGDRMLIAFAEKCRASVRSGDFLARYGGEEFTLILPGASLRNAKKKAKHLCKTIASARYAADDSPKADVVSITVSIGVCAYCDGDTVKTLVERADRCLYKAKEAGKNRVVAEN encoded by the coding sequence ATGAAACTGTTTGGCAAATCCAATCCCGACGACACCAACCCGGATCAAACGGCAAAAGAAACCAGGGACGCCGATCCGCGCATGGATCTGCTGATCGAATGTGTAAACGCCCTGTTTGTTTTCGTCCGCGAGTATACGCTCGACATCACGGAAATCGACTCGGAGCGATTCAAATCTCGGCTTGAAGCCCTCCAGGAAAAATTCCGGGCCGAGGAAAAGACGAAAGCCATCTTCACCGAGTTCGACCGCCAGAAGTCCGGCATTTTGGACCATATCCAACGGCAAAAAACCTATCTCGGCGAACGCGAAGCCGAATTCAGGGAAATCATCGACCTGATGACAGCGGCCATGACCGGACTGGACAACGAAAACCGGGATTTTTACAGCAGCATCCGAAGCCAGGGAGAACGATTCGAGGAAATCACCCGTCTTGACGATATCAAGCGCATAAAAAACGAGCTGGTCCTTGAAGTGGAGAACATGCGGGCCATGGTCCGCCAAAAGGAGGGGCAGGACCAGAAAGCCCTCGACGCACTGTCCAGTCAGGTGGACAGCCTGAAAAAAGAGCTGGACGTGGCCAGGCATTCGGCCAATACCGACGGCCTCACCGGAGTGAACAACCGCAAAGCCCTGGACGAGTACTTGCGAAGTCTGGTGGAACGCAACAGCATTTCCCGCCAGCCTTTTTCCCTGCTGATGATGGACCTGGACGACTTCAAAAAGCTCAACGACACCTACGGCCATACCGTGGGAGATCGGATGCTGATAGCCTTTGCCGAAAAATGCCGGGCCTCGGTGAGAAGCGGCGATTTTCTGGCCCGTTACGGTGGCGAGGAATTTACCCTCATCCTGCCCGGGGCATCTCTTCGAAACGCCAAGAAAAAAGCCAAACACCTCTGCAAGACTATCGCCAGCGCCCGCTATGCTGCCGACGACTCCCCGAAAGCCGATGTTGTCTCCATCACCGTCAGCATCGGCGTTTGCGCCTACTGCGATGGCGACACGGTAAAAACGCTGGTGGAGCGGGCCGACCGGTGCCTGTACAAAGCCAAAGAAGCCGGTAAAAACCGGGTGGTGGCCGAAAACTGA
- a CDS encoding aminotransferase class I/II-fold pyridoxal phosphate-dependent enzyme, translated as MMDFNPEQSLCETRREFGEHGGVTPSISRSSTFTVLDPETMPEIFGGIRGPEKGGCFLYSRHFNPTVDILARYLSAMEGSEFAVCTGSGMSAISCTLLQLCKSGDHIVSSDTVYGGTHALLNDLLPQFGITTTFVDPTDTMAFKNAITPQTRVLYTEMVANPTLKIADIPALAKIAKSKNLSLVVDNTFTPMVVSPLQLGADVVVYSMTKYINGASDLIAGAICTTKAMVHDLMDLHTGRVMLLGPTMDPRMAYDIVQRLPHLALRMREHSRRALAICQRLEQLGAVVTYPGLESFSQHDLATALFNKGYGYGGMFTIDCKSRDRADDLLDRLQNKEDFGYIAVSLGYFDTLMSCSGASTSSEISPDDQKKMGLSPGLVRLSIGYTGSLEKRIEQMERAVKAVGLT; from the coding sequence ATGATGGATTTCAATCCGGAACAATCCTTGTGCGAAACCCGCAGGGAGTTCGGCGAGCACGGTGGTGTGACGCCTTCGATTTCCCGCTCGTCGACTTTTACCGTCCTCGACCCGGAAACCATGCCGGAAATTTTTGGCGGCATCCGGGGCCCGGAAAAGGGCGGCTGTTTTCTCTACAGCCGGCATTTCAATCCCACGGTGGACATTCTGGCCCGCTACCTCTCGGCCATGGAAGGCAGCGAGTTTGCCGTGTGTACCGGCAGCGGCATGTCGGCCATCTCCTGTACCTTGCTGCAACTGTGTAAGAGCGGCGACCACATCGTCTCCAGCGATACCGTCTACGGGGGCACCCACGCCCTGTTGAACGATCTGCTGCCGCAGTTCGGGATTACCACCACCTTTGTCGACCCTACCGATACAATGGCGTTTAAAAACGCGATTACTCCGCAAACCCGCGTGCTGTATACGGAAATGGTGGCCAATCCGACCCTGAAGATTGCCGATATTCCGGCCCTGGCAAAAATCGCCAAATCGAAGAATCTGTCCCTGGTTGTCGACAACACCTTCACGCCCATGGTGGTCTCACCGCTGCAACTGGGGGCCGATGTGGTGGTTTATTCCATGACCAAATACATCAACGGGGCCAGCGACCTGATTGCCGGCGCGATCTGTACCACCAAAGCCATGGTCCACGACCTCATGGACCTGCATACGGGCAGGGTCATGTTGCTGGGGCCGACCATGGATCCGCGCATGGCCTACGACATCGTCCAGCGCCTGCCCCATCTGGCCCTTCGCATGCGCGAACACTCCCGCCGGGCGCTTGCCATTTGCCAGCGTCTGGAACAGTTGGGGGCGGTTGTCACCTACCCGGGCCTGGAATCCTTTTCCCAACACGATCTGGCTACGGCCTTGTTCAACAAAGGCTATGGCTATGGCGGTATGTTCACCATCGACTGCAAAAGCCGCGACCGGGCCGATGATCTTCTCGATCGACTTCAGAACAAGGAAGATTTCGGCTACATCGCCGTCTCCCTGGGGTATTTCGACACGTTGATGTCCTGCTCCGGCGCGAGTACCTCCTCGGAGATCAGCCCGGATGACCAGAAAAAAATGGGGCTTTCGCCGGGCCTGGTCCGCCTTTCCATCGGCTATACGGGTAGCCTGGAAAAACGCATCGAGCAGATGGAGCGAGCGGTTAAGGCCGTTGGACTGACATAA